The Candidatus Cloacimonadota bacterium genome has a window encoding:
- a CDS encoding T9SS type A sorting domain-containing protein, with protein sequence EPGTQIGGLIKENSYLDRDVVGGLSYYHYRLCAVDQQGNESPYAGGVKSRPVSLNQGILIVDETADLSGNGPFQPSDAQADEFYDAITAKFNCTELDLNAWNEELRLADICVYSTILWHGNDLSEMDAPYFAQDVLRQYVEAGGNILFSVYHPSLAFDLNSGYPVQFEEDSFIYDYIGIAEADHSNSARFKRANPEFEYFPPLEVDPEKTNEAMGGHIPRVEGMMPTDDCITVYSYASDHENDTAQGRLNGMAVGILNLNQDGKICTLSFPLYNMRQDDAQKLVEYVFTEYFGESLIAGESVETPVICMGSPFPNPFDSEIQVRVELKDNEKPVKVEVFNLRGQKVKTLFEGNCPKSKLHKWDGLDEGGRRVGSGVYLIRAQQDGKSAVAKVVRF encoded by the coding sequence GAACCGGGAACGCAGATTGGCGGACTGATCAAGGAAAACAGCTATTTGGACAGAGATGTGGTCGGCGGGTTAAGCTATTATCATTATAGGCTTTGCGCGGTTGACCAGCAAGGGAATGAAAGCCCCTATGCCGGTGGCGTGAAAAGCCGTCCCGTGAGCTTGAATCAGGGCATCCTGATTGTGGATGAAACCGCGGACCTGAGCGGAAATGGGCCATTTCAACCTTCTGACGCGCAGGCGGATGAATTTTACGATGCCATCACGGCGAAATTCAACTGCACGGAATTGGATTTGAACGCCTGGAACGAAGAACTGCGGCTGGCGGACATTTGCGTCTATTCCACAATTTTGTGGCACGGGAACGACCTTTCGGAGATGGACGCGCCCTATTTTGCGCAAGATGTTCTGCGCCAATATGTTGAAGCCGGCGGAAACATCCTGTTCAGCGTTTATCATCCTTCGTTGGCCTTTGATCTGAATTCCGGATATCCAGTCCAGTTTGAAGAAGATTCCTTCATTTATGACTACATCGGCATCGCGGAAGCGGATCACAGCAACTCTGCCCGGTTTAAGCGCGCCAATCCTGAATTTGAATATTTCCCACCCCTGGAGGTGGATCCCGAAAAAACCAATGAAGCCATGGGTGGACACATCCCGCGTGTGGAAGGAATGATGCCAACAGATGACTGCATAACAGTTTACAGCTATGCGTCAGACCACGAAAACGACACCGCGCAGGGGCGTTTGAACGGTATGGCGGTGGGGATTTTGAACCTGAACCAGGATGGCAAAATCTGCACCTTGAGTTTTCCGCTCTACAATATGCGCCAGGATGATGCCCAAAAGCTGGTGGAATATGTGTTTACGGAGTATTTTGGCGAAAGCCTGATTGCGGGGGAAAGTGTTGAGACACCAGTGATTTGCATGGGAAGCCCCTTTCCCAATCCATTTGACTCTGAAATCCAGGTGCGGGTGGAGCTTAAAGACAATGAAAAGCCTGTGAAGGTGGAGGTTTTCAACCTGCGTGGGCAAAAAGTGAAGACCCTTTTTGAGGGAAACTGCCCAAAATCCAAACTGCATAAATGGGACGGCTTGGATGAGGGCGGACGCCGCGTTGGCAGCGGGGTTTACCTGATTCGGGCGCAGCAGGATGGGAAAAGCGCGGTGGCGAAGGTGGTGAGGTTTTAG